The genome window CCTCATGGTATTACCATAAACTGGTGATCCAACACGTTCATCACCGTGCTCATTTTCTATTTCCAAGAACTCGCTTTTCTGAGCCTCTTCCATCATTCTACCGTTGTCCACATTAGTAAGCAGAGTAACTCCAATGTCAGACTTTTGGTTTTTAGTAATATTTTGATGCTTGCTCTTAACCTTACTCTCAGGTTTAGTTTTCCTAATACCACCTTGTCGAACATTAAGTGCCTGTTTAAACTGCTCCTGATCATCATGCTCTACATTAACTTTTCTGGAGACAATTCTTTGGAGACTGTGCAGTGTCTCAGAAATGTTATCCTGCTTAACTGGTGGCTCTTGAGAAGCCGGATATGACCTTGTGTAACTATCTGTTGATGGAACAATTGAAGGTACAGCAACCATGGATTTGTTTGTAGGGACTCTTGCTGGAAAAGGTAGTCTCATGACCGGTGGGTTATCAAGTGTCTCAGGCTTAATCCTACTTCTGATGACAGCACTCCTATCCGTTGAAACTGATCTTCTAACAGGTGGGGATGGTGATCTTGCCTTATTGAAACCTACAGATCTCTCTTCAGCAAggaaaggaatttttggtaCAATATCCTTGTCGGTGAACTTAGCCGGGAACCGGGACCTCCTCTGCTTGCCTGAAGAACAGCTTCTTACCTGAAATTAAGTTCAACCAGGACTTAGGGGGTTAAGACTTCGTGCATTATAAAAAGTGCACATTAGTCAGTCAGACTTCCAACTTCCAAAAGGATGTTCAATGATCACTGCTAGTTAGGTAATACCTTAGAATATCATAACCCTACAACTCTCTGTATGGTATGTAATTGGTATAAAGGTTTCTGTCATGTACCTCGGAGCTTCGAGTGTCGTCAATGGTACGCTGATTATTTTCAGGCTTCATGCTGGCAGTGACATTGGATTTTGGCATACGCAGAGGTGATATAGCACCTCTTATACTGGCTCCATTTCTTAGTTGCTGTAGTTCAGCATCCTTTTTCTCCAATGTGAGCTTGAGGTTTGAGATCTTGTACAAACAAGGAAAGAGTAAGTTTTGGTCACTAGTAGAAAACGAATTGACTCTGAAagtaaataagttatcaaactAGAGCTAACCTCATCTTTAAATTCTCGAATTTCCCCACTTTCCTTATTAGATCGAGCAGCTCCAAGGTCTATTGAGGCCACTCTCTCGGCAAACTTCAGGGTACTTACTGTCTCTCCTATAGCATTAACCATGGGATTTATATGCACAAACATCAGCGTCTTTGCATGACCACCTAAGTCAAAGATGAAAACTGATCCGTCAACTGTAATGCTTCAGAGATAAATGACCAACAACTAGCTCTGTAGCACTAGGCATACTTCTGAGGTGAATTTGTTGACAAATTAAATCAGCAAAGTGCGTGATATTACCTAGAGAATCCTGTAACACTTGGGTGAGCTTGCTATTTCTGTAAGGAATATGTGAAGTCTTCTGAGCAAGAGAGGAAATAACATCTCCCAGTGCAGAAAGAGACCTGTTTATATGTTGGGCTTCCTTCAGTCTCTCGCCAACGGCTTCAGATTTATCCACTCTCTCACTTCCAGCTAGATCCACCAGGTGAAGGCAGCCCTTTAATGTGGATCCAGAAACCAACTCTTTCCCACGGACATGAACTGTTAAGATACTACACACACCATACACACCAAAAGTGATAAAATTAAGGTCTATTACGAAATCATTAAGAAACAACATTAGACTAGAGCGGAAGAAAGGGAAcagaaaattaattaaaaaaaaaagcgaaaAGCAGTTTACCTATGCGATCTGCTACTCCTTTCATTAAGAGCAGTGGCGCCAACGGCACGATTTTGTTGTCCAATTCTCATCAAATCAAGAACATCTTGGGTACATTTGACCGGAATTAGACATGCATCAGGCACATTGAGACCGTtgagttgagaattgtttcttACATCCAATGTGCTGATAGTTAAGGTTAGACAACAGGAAAAAATTCTCATTGACATATCAAGCTTGAGTTACCAAATTTACGAGCATGATGTCATACTACTAGAAATGCAACAAATTGGAAAGGATATCTCCTATTAGTTCCATCAATGACCAAGAGATCTCTAACTTGTTCATTGTATATTTCGATCATTTGGACTCCAACTTCGTACTCTATAAATTCCattctttcttttgaaatgtGAAATAGGTCACGCAAAGCACGATAATTTACACCCCATGTCTCCTCTGCTGTCAAGTCCGGGCCGCTCTGTATGCATAGGAAGACATAAAAAAACGTTATTATGAGTACATGCATCCTTAGTTTATTGCTGCCTTCTCCATCTCAATTAAGCTTAGAATAACACTTAAGGAGGGTGTTTTCATCCACTCTAATAGCATATCAATGTGAAGCACTGTCGCGTATAAAATGTTTCATAGTTACACACCACTGGTCTTATTcatcaatgtatataaaaaTCTGGCCTGGTCTCTTCCACAAAGCCATATTAACTTGTCAAACAACATAGCAGGGGATgatgcaaaattcaaaaacatgAAATGGTCAGAGAGTTCGTGTGGGGAAGAAAAGGTCATCAAGATGGAATGCCTAATGCTACCACAAGCCTATCTAATCCTAAGGCTTTTGGATTTGCATTATGTTAATGCACTAGGACAGTTAAAACGACTAACTTGAACCAGTTAATGCTTTACATTACCATTGTGTATGTCTTCCCTGAGCCAGTTTGTCCATAAGCAAATATACAAACGTTATACCCATCAAGAACCGATCGGACCAACGGTTGTGTATCCATATATATTTGTTCTGCAAGATGAAAGTAATAGTATGTCGTCAGATAATCACAAAGCCCAGTTGCACGGTGCTCATTACTCCCTCAACAGAGCCTTCATCCCATGCTATAAGGGGTGGCTATCTGTTTTTATGTATTGAGCAAAAGAGACATTTAGGCCAATGCTGCTCTTCTCCTCCTACAAATAACTTTTCTTTATCCAAAGTGAAATTAAATGATGGAAAACAGGAGAGAATCTCAATTGTGAAAGAAATCATACGCTGAGTTGCATTTGTGCCAAACACCTTGTTGAAAGTGAAAATCCTCCTTGCTTCTTTACCCTGCTTATGAGGGTTGACAATCATGATATCTCCATTGTCCCCAATATAGTCAACCGTGGACTGTCCATCTGACTGCCCAGGTAGGAAGGGCCTCACTCTACAGTAAACTCTAATAGTCCCTGATAGACCCCATAAGATGTCAGATATTCCAGCGTGCCATaatgaaagaaataaaagacTGACTTTCGGATAACTCACCTTTTAAGTCTTGAACTTGATTGTAAAGCATTCGATTTTCCTCCAAAACTTTGTGATAAGAAGAAGCTGCTACTTCAAGGCCCTTAATATGATGCTCTGTGGAGAAAATGCTTTGGTAAAGTTAAAGTTTGATCAAGGCTTCCAATAGACGTAACTACACAAGCTGGATTTTTCTCAATACAGCTTGTGCAAGCTTAAGATAAATAATATGATAGCCTCTCACCAAGCCTTTTCAATTCCTCCACATGGACTTTCTGAAATAGCTGAAATTCTTTCTTGGTCTCCCTAGAAAAGGATTTGAGTTCCTGAACAAAGGATATTGAAGCAGCAACAAAATTTGGTCAGATCTCATAATCtaatttttgtaatttccaGAGGAACTATTGAATAGAAGAGACTAATGAGAAGATGGTTTCACCTCTAGCTGCCTCTGTTGAACGTCAAGAACTTCCACATTGCCCACAGGGGAAACGTTTGTTTGAGCTATGTCTTCACGTTTCCGGCCACAAATGCAAAATTTGGAGAGATTGCTTGAAGCCAGACTACTTCTTTGACCAATGTACTTCAGTATCATTTCTAAAACTTCAGACTTTGATCGAGGAATGCCATCatcattcaaaattttcttcagAATAAGTCCAACCTGTAAGTGGCAAAACAAGGCATTAGTTTGCAGTAGTACTGATAGTGCCAATTCTATGCAAGTTACATGATGAGCCTGTATAATGAAGTTACAACAAGGTCTCCGCAATCAGGAACTTGGGTGACTACCTGATTGCTCTTAGCAAGAAGCATAGAGGAGAAATCCTTAACCACCTTCCTCAACAGAATATCAATAACCTGCAAATTTCTAATGATTCAGTTAATAATCCAAAATGTTACAGAAATGGgctataataattataaaataactcGTTCTGAAAAAGTAGCAGCTCCATAGTTTCTCTAAGCTAGCTTTTGAAATCCACTAAGAAGTCTTCTTGGTCATCTTGGCAAAAAGATTTGCTTTTCAAGTGTAACAGAATGAATTAACTCTCCTccctatttttttccttctttttgtcATGGCCAGGATAAGATTtcacttgcaaaaaaaaaaaatgcagattaTCTTACCTACCATTGAATTCAAAGGCAAGTCTTCAACTCCACTAATTTCGGAGAGATATGCCTGTAGAAGGGCAAGACCAAAATGTTCAAAGAGTGAAGTAAGAGCATTGGCTGCATTGGTTTCCTCAAGTGAGACCTCACTTGACAAATGTAGATATTCCAATAGCTGCTCAAATTGTGATGATTCAGAATCATCGAGAGACTCATCTGCACTTTCACTGCTGACAAAAGAAGATGGAGATCCCTTGGGAAAGGATACAATTTTCACAGTCCCACCATATCTCCAAACTCCAATTCCACCAGCTTGTTTCCACTCGTAATATCCTTTCAAACACAGGATGCAGTCTACAACTTTACCTGACGAACCTCCCTGCTAATTTAAAAGATTAATAGAGCATGATGAAAGCTTTAATAGTTAAAATGCAGAGGGTCAAAATATGTATCTGAAGACAGCATTTGCATGGCTGGGCATAGAAATTCATGAAAGTCCCAAAGCGCGTGCATTTACTGAATTTTGTCCTAAAACAGGTATCTGAAGATAGCATTAGCATGGCATGGAGGAGATAATTCGTGGAAATTCTTTTACATAAAAAATGCACTTGCATTTGTTCAGTATATAACTACCATATTTTTTCAGAAGTGGGCTACATTTCAGTTCTTCCAAATGACATGAAAAAAGAAGGGTTCGAAGGATGTTTATAAGTAAAGATAGTGGGCTAATACCCTGATTACCATTCACGTTGCGCAAATTGCAAAAGATGTGAACTGCAGCGAAGTGGTCTAGAGAAGGGTTCATTAAGGGAGGAGTGGACAACCTTTTCCAAATCGGAGGCTTCAAATGTCAAAAGCTTCATCTCGCCAACGGCCACTAGAAAGTTCCTTGTGTTCTCAAAATACTGAATAGCAGACTGAGCTGCACCCTCGGTGAACTGGACATCAATCACCCGATTTTCGACCACCTATTCCATCGTGAGAACAGACAATGCAACATCAGCATTCGCTTGTGAAAGAATTTAAGCTAATTGTGCCACAGTCGAGCATTTCTGTCCAACCGCTGGCTACATAAGACACAACACAATGTCTCACTTTCAGAGGTGGCCCTCGAGTTCAACATGGACACCAAGAATGAAAAATTGTTTGAGAAGTGAAATTCATCATCAATAAAACTTGTTGACTTGATTTCAGCTCGCTTTAATTTTTACTTTGCATGCAATACGTGACATGCACATAAATGCTACCTAATACTGCTAGTACCTTGTGAACGGCGCCAGGGTTGACTTTGTTGAGGACATTGCACAGAATTAAGCCATTGCGGAGGGCCAGGCAAAATTCCTGCTCGGTGGGTTCTTTTGGTAGAACCTCTGATGCACCCTGGTCCATCTCTCTTAGCCATGCTGCTGCCTGGTACCTCCTTGCAGCTGTGATCAAGATCAGTTAGTTCCAAATTTCACAAAACCCATCACCAGCTCCCCTCTCTTCGATTCTTCTTCTATTTGATATATACATTTtttgcttaatttttttttttttaaaaaaaaaaaaaccctcttCTTGCATTAGTTTGCTACgtacacaaattttttttagaaaaatgggaaaaaaaaaatggctcgCAGATTTAATTAGGATTAAACTGATATGCCTCCTCTCCTTGACAGTTAGCTACAGGGCGGACCTCTGATTCCGGCTCGCCGAGAATGTCGGCCACGTCAGCATTAGGATCCCAAACCCGAAAAAGGAGGTTGTCGTGTGGGGTCGGGTCCATGCATTTTTCCGTGGGGCCTTAGACAAAGTTCTTTCTAGTCATTTCCAAACTTTAACGGttcgattcttttttttttttagatttaaacttttaaccttcatttccaaAAGTGCCGTCTgcattgttattttttaaagtgtttgtaaaaatatgtaactcaataatttgatgtatataatatttaaaaaatatactcacagaaaacataaaaaaattttagtagAAAACTCTAATCCAAACACCACCTTTTTTCTGAAATATagaaaaaagaacagaaaatgCAGTTGATTCTGATATGCGTTAGGTGCGTGGGTAGACTTCAACAGAAGGATTAATTTGTCAAGACACTGGATTAATAATTATGTACCATGCACTTGGAATTATTAAGTTTTTCCCTCAAAATGGagagaataaataaatagaGGCGGCGGCGTGCAATAAATGGGGtttgaattcgaaattcgaaacatctttggaggaggaggaggaggagggccATCTGGCCTTCCCATTGCCGGTTACTCTCAGTCACTGTCGCCACCATTTTAGGTGAGttaggtgtttttttttttttttgttcagaaaaaaaaaaaagaaaaaaaccaatCACGAAGAAATACTTTTAGATTCGTACAAAAATTGATTAGCAATGCgtataattaaacaaatatgGTTAATCATAAAGGCGGTACCATATTCTCATAAATGAATCTCATATATCCAATGCCCttgtgattttttatttttattttttttttgaatacttCCCTAACATACAGTAGTGTAATTCTGAATTCAAAATCTGTCCTAAATAATTTCTTGCAAGTACTTTAGTTTGTACGAATGAGAAGATTTGAGCCCTTATCCCAAATGTGTagtacaacttttttttttctcctcgtCTCTAGGAAACTACTAATGGCcctaatgctttttttttttttcccttcttcttctttcttttattggggtgtgtgtgtgtgttaagaAAAGAAGGGGATCGTATAGCAGTAAGTGGAGTCATTGATTAAGCGAAACAATACAAATCTTTGGTGGGATGATGAGTTGAGACTTGAGAGCATTCACTAACTCCTTAAAATGGTTGTTGTTGTTTAAATTAGTGTAAAAGCTGGGGTGGACAGCGGCGGACAAGGATAGTCCCACCTCCACTCGAATGCTCTTAATGGCGGTCCAGTTAAATAAATGTTGTTGTTAATTTGCCTGTATGATGACTGAGGAGGGCTAATGGCAGTGGCACCCTTCACTTTAAGGACACTTGAGTACCACAattggtccagtggtcatccCAAACCTTCTTAGGCTTGATGGTGGTATGGAACCTTGACCTCCACAAAATTTGTCACAATATATAACGATTTTCATTGATcagatttgatgaaatttctactCACATCGAGTCCCTTTCCCCTCCCCTAGAACAGGCTAGTTTAGGTTATAAGAATTCTATcgaatcgaaaaaaaaaaaaagagtaccaCAATTCCGCCAACTTGGCCCAACCAGAATACATCATGATGTTTTTGTTTAGCATGGTCATAGTTTATTTtattcctctcttttcttttctttttttttttttttgtgtttgtcGGGTGGGGTTGGCGGGGGGTGGGACTAAATTTCTGGGTACAACGGCACAGCCACTACTTTTGTTCTGGACCCTATTGGAGAatcctctcctttttttttttttttgggttaccACCTTTTTCGTATTCCATAATTTTCTAGGCGGCAAAACTAATGCATGCTTAGGAATTAGGATGGATGGAGATTGGAAAGTGTGAATGTGGTGGTACCTGCTTCTCCGGCTTTCCTCTGAGCCAGTTCACGGTCGTTGATGATCTCCTCAGCATGCACTGCATCATCACTACTACTGTTGTAGATCAATCCCTTTAATCCTCTCAAGTTCTTGCCTGGTGAGAAGAACATTGAGCCGGTGGAGTTGCTTTCTTGGGGCATCTTTACTTAAAGTTTCCTTATTCCCACTCTCCTGCGCCGCCCAAATTCTTGAAATGATCAAATAACAACTTCAGTTACCCAAAATCTTGAATGCAGGCTACACAATGAAAAGCTTTGCATTGCAGTAATAGAATACATATGCAATACAACGTATACGTACAACCAAAgatttagaaagaaaaaaaaaatccttcgaTTTGGTGATCGTTCATACTTTGTTAAATTGGAAATGGGGAAGAGTAGAGTGCGACTGTGAATTATATGTGGCAGCATTAAGAGAAAAGTTATCAGCTCTGAGACATTATTATACGTAGTTCAAGACTTGCTTCAGACCATGAAAAGTGAAACGGAGGTGCTGTTTACCTGTTGGTGTTTGGGGAAGAGGAGTCTGCCGGCAGCTGGGGAGTTTCTTGAAATTCCGGTATGGATTGGAGGCAATGTGGAGAAGTTAAATAGAATAGAGAGCAGCGAGTGGGAGTGAGAGTATATAAAAATATCGAGACGATGTTGGTGGATCTGATGGAAGTAATTAAACAGGGGAAAATGAAATGAGACGAGATTCTCGTGCTTTGTGAAGCAACaatcttaaaaaattaaaatcaggGGAGGTTCATTTATTGCAAGATGGAGAGAGAGCTCAGAGCTGCGGTGGTGTCAGTACTTGTTGAAgaaagacagagagagagagagagagagagagagagagctatggatGCCTgaaactaaaatcaaatgaaaggTTGTGAAgctgaaagaaagaaagatgcgTCCGGTCGTCTTTGCTTTCTTGGATCTTCAAATAAAAAGATTTCACTTTAAGCCAAGGGGACATCAACGGAGTCATAGACTACTATaaccttctctttttctttttctttttccccgcGAGTATTAATAGCAAGGTTCGATATTATTTGATATTGAATAATTGTCCATGTATGTTATTTCCAATTTCATCAAGGGGTGATATTCTTAAATTTTAGGTATTTGCATGTCTATTGTTTAGACACTCATGTGAATCTTTGAATTCTAATGCTGTGAAAAGCAACGATTGGGAGAATTTTATAGTGGTTTTGTATATTTTCAGAGTTAGATTTATAttactaattattttttttttaaataataacaaTTGTATAACTTATTTTATTCTAAATTATAAGAAAGGGGAAGTCTAAAAAGACTTTGATATTATAAACTAgtaaatactccctccgtcccactttgatagccccgttttccttttttgtctgtcccaaattgtagtccactttccaattgaagaatgtagttgtattttaatttttccaaaatacccttattcaatgtaagttgttgttactataaacctaccccatttaatgagagttgattctttttttaaccTCAATTCAAATTCTCATAAAGTtataccatatttaatgtgagggtgttttaggaaaatagcaatctaaatttactttttcaacaaaattaactactttttcttaaattgtatgaaaaaaaaatgagactatcaaagtgggacgaagTATACAACTAAATCGAAAGGATGTTTTCACACCACCGGTGATCCTATGTCACTAGAATTCTAATGAAACTATACTTGGGGATTTTGGAGGGTCCGCGGTTGCTGAGCAGGTGAGGGGACTGATTTTCAGGAAGAGAAGTCCTAGGAATTAGATTGCCTTTTGGCTTGGGGATTGAGGTCATCATCCACGTGGCAAGCATGGAGTCCAAGTACGTACGTGACAAGTGGACCTCCGGTAGGACCCTTGGAACGTTGGGCTGGACGGCAAGGTCTTGCCAACAATGACGGAACTCCGTTACAATTACAGATGGACGTCTCTCTGGTTCAAATCAGTTTGTATAATTCTTCAAATTCCTTTATATAAATTCGTATACTCTGGATATGAATTTAAAAATGTGCATTTAGATAATTAAGTTGACGACTACACGAGCTCACAGCAAATACAGTTAAAATTACACGAATCAAATTTAACTGAACAATATTCAACTTCTGATGACGTTTCTGATCTGTACTGATTGATACGTACTTTCATGTATTCGGCATAATCAACAAAAAATTTCTACcactgaataaaaaaaaaaaaattgtgtttcCTCTGCCCTTAACCTTATCAACAAgaggaattgagaaaaaattaatcttaagtaaaacaaggtttttttttttgtcccggCTTTTCTGTAAGAGTGATGCGAGCTTTgaaatacccaaagattcccttAAATGTTAAATCTTGACTCAAATTCCCAGTTTTCTattgtttggattgcgatttTTTGTCGGAAAATTATGccgtttttcgtgatcacatttccctattactttcaaatggaaagtggactacaatttgggacggatgaaaaaggaataaaggactatcaaaatgggacggagggagtacttttttccctcacatacatcaaatcactacagtaattttttcataaaaaatcatgaaaaatgcaatccaaacacaacagCAGTAGATTGATAGTTGTTGATCCCCTAAATACGATATTAAACTAGTATTGCACTGACTCGGTCCTCTCAGAATCAGCCTGCGGGCATGAAacagaataataataatgactTTTCTTATGCTAACCAACTAGTAATTTTTAAACCCTGAACAAtatatctattttttttaagaagCTAAATGCATGATTGTCACCCGAGTCCCCTTTGACGATTAAAGTGCCGGAAATTTATAGGGTCAGCTTAATTAATTCATCCAGTCAAGGCCGTAAACGATGCGGTTGCCTGGTTGAACATTGACAAGATGGAAAGAAATCAATCAGGAATCATGTGAAAATGAACAGCAAAAAGTGTACGTTGGAGGTTTGAAATGAAGAAAGAGCCAAATTCAAAAGTGTCTCGCTTCCATTCTTCTAAGGTCAATTTTCAAGACGTTGGATCCcatcccatcaactactgcaACTTCTTTTGAATGGTTTTGGAGCTAAAAAGCTTTCCTTGCATCTTTTTTACGTTCTGTACCCCATTAATTGGACCAAACCAACCGAGCAAAaacgccccccccccccccacctcttttttttttttttttgtttactattaCATTGGGTTCCTTTAATTTTTACCTGTCTCTCTACAACTTACTGTATAAATTTTCtggttcctctttttttttttttctttcttgtggcTATCTCTCTATTGTTTGAGTGAATGATTGCTGCCTTGTAGACCTAAGATTATACTACTACTAGTCAATTTGGTGACCAAAAGAAGCACCTGAATTGACTCGTCTGTTTCTTGCAAGTGACTGCATGATTATTGGAGATGTTAGAAAACCAGACACAATCATATAAGCTATACTGGTACGAGAGCTTTGTAAAGCTCAATCCATTCTGGCGGCATGGAAGACTATAATAATGAGGTGGCTATTTAGTGTCATTAACTTGAACTAGAAGCCTCATAAAGTCGAAGAATATCGGTTTCAAATTTGAGGTGCCCATAGTTCAAGAATCAATAATGTATTGAACTTTGAGTTGAATGCAATTATTGGGATATGGTCAAGATTACAAGAGGTAATTTTCGGGCTGTAATTCTGCCAGCTAGGAACAAACAGGCAAAAGAAATGGCTTTGAATGAGAAGACAAACAGGAAAATTGAAGTTGCCCGGAAATGAAGGGTTACTTACTCCTCCCACCCCTTTTGCTTTTCAGCTTCATCTCATATTTTATGGGGAAGCAAGGAATAATAACATATCTTGGCTTTAATCACGTAGGGAAAAGCTGAGAAACGAGTGTTAATTCTAGTACCCCCAACAGGTAATGAGTGTGCTTTACTTAAAATCTATTGCTTTAGCTTTTTGACAAGAAGATTAGCCTTTGCATGTCAAACATTATTAGTTGGGCCCTCTTTTGTCCGTCTACCAGGCATGCCTCCGATCCCCTCGGGTTTTTTGAAGCCAgtatttcttcttatttttttttgttcaccgctcttatataaataaataaatatatatatatatatatatatatggagtgaaaaacaaagaaagagttGTTCACCACGTTATACACCACTCTTTCTTGTTCACCACATTATACGCCTTATATTTTTGTTCTTGACATACATCTTACATTTACGCCTACACTAACTTGTACGGAGTTTATCTATCACCAATTCGTCACTACAAAATATATTAAGAATAGTAagtacacacacacatatatatatgacAAGCGAGggtaaattttcttatcaactcTTCAAATATATAAGTACACATTCTTTCAGATCTGTTGCATCTGCATATGTGTGATGTAACTTCTACTACTAGTACAGATTAATGAATTATGacgttttttttattaaaaagaaaaaaaaaccataaCATCAGATGAAGTCGGTTAGGATATGAATATTTCAACTCAATTAAACACACGTATTTGGGATTAGGTTTAACTACTAATTCTTAaaatttctgataaaaaaaattaaatacacgTATGCCatgcttcaaatttcaaaagatattgcagaattgaatgaaaatatTTTGACTCAATGCCCAACTTTACGGCTCTTGAATGGGCCGACCTATATGATGGGCCGCTGGAACTCTGGGTCTTAGTCTTTCTAGGATGCGTGATTTTGGGCAAGGGATCGGTTGCTGAGTCGAATGCCCCTGATAACTTGACAAACAAACAGATTGGAAGGCCTCCAAATGTTGAATTGATTTTCTGTTGTTGGACCAAAAAATCCTGTAATTTTTCATTCACCATTTGCTCTTCCTCGTAACTCGTGACGTTTTCTAAGGAGCACTCAACGGAGGATAATAGGAGTCTCTGCATGCTGATTGATTACTTTCTTTATTGGTGTTACATTGCAGGCGCCAGGCAGCTGGAGAATATTTTCCATGTACCGAACAGAGTAATGGCTTAAAAGGGCTTCAGCTGACTCAAGGGAGACGGGGCAATTTTCTTTTGTGAGCAGCCAAAGAGGAAACAGACAGGTCCTGTCTTCGTTCAAAAAGAAGCTGCTGCATGAAAATCTTGATCAGCATTTGCCCCATCCATTTTCACACATGGACGGGGGCGCCCTTTTGGCAATCCGGTCCGGAGTAGCCAAACTAGGAAAGTTGACCGGTGAATATTTTCTCCTTTTTAAGCTTTGGAAAATCAAAACTTATTCCGGATGaacatcctttttttttttttgggtacgaAAGATAAAAATGCATTGTTAATAGTTAAATAGTCTAGCAGCGTTTACAAAACGAGGCAAACAAAAACTCCTGCAGTCATCTTCTAACAATCTAAACATAGCAGTGGGTGGATTTACAAGACAGGTAAGAGAACTCTTGGTCGGTTGTTGTTCCCacttttgcttaaaaaaaaaaaaaaatcgcgcACCTGATAGCAGCTTCTCTGTAGATGTGCCAAATAT of Coffea arabica cultivar ET-39 chromosome 5c, Coffea Arabica ET-39 HiFi, whole genome shotgun sequence contains these proteins:
- the LOC113688192 gene encoding kinesin-like protein KIN-14F — encoded protein: MPQESNSTGSMFFSPGKNLRGLKGLIYNSSSDDAVHAEEIINDRELAQRKAGEAAARRYQAAAWLREMDQGASEVLPKEPTEQEFCLALRNGLILCNVLNKVNPGAVHKVVENRVIDVQFTEGAAQSAIQYFENTRNFLVAVGEMKLLTFEASDLEKGGSSGKVVDCILCLKGYYEWKQAGGIGVWRYGGTVKIVSFPKGSPSSFVSSESADESLDDSESSQFEQLLEYLHLSSEVSLEETNAANALTSLFEHFGLALLQAYLSEISGVEDLPLNSMVIDILLRKVVKDFSSMLLAKSNQVGLILKKILNDDGIPRSKSEVLEMILKYIGQRSSLASSNLSKFCICGRKREDIAQTNVSPVGNVEVLDVQQRQLEELKSFSRETKKEFQLFQKVHVEELKRLEHHIKGLEVAASSYHKVLEENRMLYNQVQDLKGTIRVYCRVRPFLPGQSDGQSTVDYIGDNGDIMIVNPHKQGKEARRIFTFNKVFGTNATQQQIYMDTQPLVRSVLDGYNVCIFAYGQTGSGKTYTMSGPDLTAEETWGVNYRALRDLFHISKERMEFIEYEVGVQMIEIYNEQVRDLLVIDGTNRRLDVRNNSQLNGLNVPDACLIPVKCTQDVLDLMRIGQQNRAVGATALNERSSRSHSILTVHVRGKELVSGSTLKGCLHLVDLAGSERVDKSEAVGERLKEAQHINRSLSALGDVISSLAQKTSHIPYRNSKLTQVLQDSLGGHAKTLMFVHINPMVNAIGETVSTLKFAERVASIDLGAARSNKESGEIREFKDEISNLKLTLEKKDAELQQLRNGASIRGAISPLRMPKSNVTASMKPENNQRTIDDTRSSEVRSCSSGKQRRSRFPAKFTDKDIVPKIPFLAEERSVGFNKARSPSPPVRRSVSTDRSAVIRSRIKPETLDNPPVMRLPFPARVPTNKSMVAVPSIVPSTDSYTRSYPASQEPPVKQDNISETLHSLQRIVSRKVNVEHDDQEQFKQALNVRQGGIRKTKPESKVKSKHQNITKNQKSDIGVTLLTNVDNGRMMEEAQKSEFLEIENEHGDERVGSPVYGNTMRLKKLQRNFSRNSQNVEPRELIQPTESVYAGKHENKISNSTIQNLKEASNSSTSEFRRSRSTPRGKFFVVP